Part of the Zingiber officinale cultivar Zhangliang chromosome 8A, Zo_v1.1, whole genome shotgun sequence genome, ATGTTAAATATATCTTATCAAGTCTAAACCATGCAAATTTTTCAGAAGAAAATGTGTTTAGATAATTAAAACGTACCATCCAGATCACGGATTGCATCTTGAGCATCTCTCTTATCATCAAAATCAATGAAAGCAAAGCCTGGTGGTTTTCTAGCAACCCAAACGCTGCACCCAAAATTATACCAAATTGGTTTATTTTGATAGTCATGATAGTACAAATTCATGTTGAAAGCATTGGTATTAGGGGGCAAAAACATGGTATCTATAGGACAAAAAGGAAGTTCATGAGTGATCTTTGGATAAAATGTGGAAAAGATTGAACACCAAGTAACTCCATTCTAACCAAAAACCCTCCACCCAGCAGTAGAGGCCCAAACATTTATGAGTGGAAAGTCCTTTCAGAATACTTCAAGAAGTTCATGCTTGCAGCTGTAGTAAATTAGTCTGTACTGATATAAGAATCGATACAACTAGTTAATCTCAATCACAAGTAAGCGTTTGATAGTTAATAGCAGAAAGGAAATGTTTGTACTGAAAAGATAAATAGCACACATTTGAAGAGTTAAGAAAGCACTTTAAACTCTGAAGAATTTTCAAGATCaatgaaactggagaaattagtAAGTGACAAGATACTTATGTTAAATCACTTCAAACATAAGTACATATAACCTGGAACTATTATCATTTTACATAACCAGTTTCTCAAATAAAATTGAGATTGAGTATGCCAAGGTGCACAATGTTAAAAATGTCTAATCCCTATAAGCATGGTTGTTAATAGTTGATCCCATTTAGTTTGAATTGATGATAATGACAATGGTTCTCCAAAAATGACAGttgatttatttcttttatttgtaaAATAGAAGAGAAAACTCATGAAGAGAAACCACTAAAACTAATATACTTGGAAAGAAACAGATCGGAAATTAGACATAAAAAAAGGAAGATAGCTTAAACAAGTTTGAAAGCAACGCCTTGATTAGTAAAATTGAATAACAGAATTAATTGCAAACAATTTttttctcaatacaaatattGCAACTTATCATCTAATATTAAGCCTTCAAACAATGAAttcataaattttaaatatatccaTGCATTTCCCCCTAAGGTTGTGATTCCTATGGCATCAGGTCGGGAGAATGAAATGCGCCTAGGGAAGGCTTCTCCAGGGGCTGTTAACCATCTTTTCATTGAACAGAAACAGCACAAGCATGTACAGCTTCCACCTAATGAGCAAAAGCAATGCTGTACACGATTTTGATAAGAAATTCCTAGCAAAATCTGCATCAACAAAAATTGATATCTAAAAATGAAATCAGTTTTTTCATATTTTCAAACAATTAATTAGAGATTTTAAGATTTCCCTTTCtctttccttccttccttccaagGAATCACCAACAAGGAAGCCCTTTCCCTATTCACTACCACCAACTTTCTTTACTACCTACTTCCCTTCCACCACTTTTTCCCTTCCACGTAGGAAGTTGGTCTCAAATCTAAAAAATCCCTTTAATTTGGCAAGATAGATAAATTTCCAAGAAAAGCTTAAAGCAACCATGAAAATtatgcttagtttaattttatgtaACTTCATATATTATGTAGAGAGAATTTTTTACTTGGAACATTATACAACTAAAAAAAAAGCTTAAAGCAACCATGAAAAAATAAGGATGACTGATATGAAAAGATGAAACCATGAAGTGCCTTACCAGAATGAATCAGAGTGAATTACATAACATTTGTTATCTCTTGTTAGTTAGGATTTGAAAAGCTACATCATAACATTGAATGGCACGGACCAGAATGGTCCACTGTTCACGTAGATGCCTGAGATTTAAATTACAACATTTTCACGCCATCAAGAAAAGTTATTACCCACAGAAAAATTATGATTGTCTATTCAGGCCACGGCTTGGAAGTTTGTCCTCAAAAAACCAAAACAGATGCAGAAAAAGGAACCATGGCATAAAGCTCAAAATCGGAAATTTAAGATCTATAAGTTTTCAACCCTCCAAAACCTTGCCTTTACGCAAACAGCATACAAGCTATAACACGAAGGTCACAGAAAAAAGATAATTCCGCTAGACTTCCAATATTTACCTTCGTAGAGGCCCAAATACACGAAATTCGTCTTCAAGTTCCCGTGCAGTGGTTCGGGGCTCTAGATTACCAACGTAAAGACGAGCCATTCGTGCAGTACCGATCCACAGCACCTGAAACTCCAAATACACGAAATTCGTCAAGTTCCCGTGCAATACCTGATCCACGGTAACAAGAGTCTCAGATGGATCCAGTGCCAAAGTTCACAAGAAGTTTCACCATTCGTCAAAACCAGGATTTTTCACTGGAACCACCAAATATTTGAAGCCCAGAatacaagcaaaagaaaaaacTCACAAAAACCAAAATTTTCTTTTGCCATCTCAAATGCCAAATCCATAACAACAACATAAAAAACCAATCCCGCtcaaaatccatttaaaaattcgCTTTCCCTCTGTTTCGATAAAATGGAAGCCATTTTTGGATTCGGCTAGATCAAAGAGATTTGGAGCCCCAAAAGGAAATTATCAGAGTAGGAACGGAAGATCGTCTCACCGGAGATATAGATGAATAAAGCAGAACAAGATCGGAAGATCAGGGAGAGGGTTTGGCGCTGGCGACTACTCTACTCCGCGGTCCTAATCGCCCCCAAATTCTCTACTGATGAGTAGTTCGCTCACCGAAGAGGAAGGGGTAGAAATAAAACAAGCACCAGAAACCTCTTGGTGCAGCTATCGATCACCACCGTCCGTAAGCTACGGGCACATTTAGCAGCAATTCTTCCTGGCGCTCGGATCAGCATTCCATGATCAACCTCTCTCTTTTCAGTTCGGATCCTTTGCCCTTAAATTTTTCCAATTCAAATCTTCTGTTCCGAAATTTCTCTATCCCCGTGTTCCCTACCGATCAGACGGATTAGAATACATTTAAGACATCATGGTATCCTTAAGATGTATGTAGTATCCTTGTGATGTGCAaggcatccttgagatgtaatctggtccgttCGATCGATaaggggacacggggacagagaaatttcagttcagatcctctgtccccaaatttctGTCCCTATGTTCTCTTACCGATCGaacggaccagattacatctcaaggatgtctTGCATATCACAAGGATATTGCACACATCTTAAGGATACCATAATGTCTTAAGATGTAATTTGATCCGTCCGATCGGTAGAGGACACGAGGACAGAAAAATTAGAGGACAGAAGATTTGAactgctttccttttccttttttttttttttttttttttttttttttttttttttacttttaatcgGATATCCATTTCTTACTATCCGACAGTACGTCGATTCTCCCAACGGATTAATTTTGAAGGTGATGAATTCGACTTATAAAAATTTCACATTGACTATCatagtaaattaaaatttaattaattttaaaaataatagacctgatattataaaaattttccaTCGATCGTAAATCGAGAATCGCTTGAGGTCAATCTAAGTAATCAgtgtttttaaatttatcatttcaataaaaaaaaatcttataatatatcataatttaaatttaaattttagatggtTGATTAATCGTTTGAAAGATTTCACTGTAGTCCTGACAAAGTGCATTGATAAAAGgtcaatcttttttttttgtttttaatcaaAATCATGTTTAGATCTAAAAATGACAAATTCTAAGAAataatatttggtaaaaattattgtttttcaaatggaaaaactaaaaaattaattctttttaatccggaatattatttttaaatcataagaGTTTTATGATTAAGTTTTTTAGAGTTATTTGGGGCTTTGAATAATTTGCTAAAACTATTTAAGAAGTGTTTCTAActtataaatgatttttaaaattgaaaatgataaatattatttttggccGAAGAGATTATCACATaacttttttattaaaataaattattttaagttaagaGTAAAAGTTTTACGGTCCTAACGTTGACTGGACATACAAGACTTATCTCCTCATTACTTATTAGATCTTCAGCACCAGAGCCTACGGGCATAGAACCGATCGTACTTATGTCAGTCAGATTTATGGAATTCAGCTCTCAGTACCCAAGGTCGATCGGATTTCTATGGCTTAGGGTTACCATCTCATATATGTATACTTAAGGTAAAGACATAAAGCAATTCTCATTACTCAAACGGACATAGATCCAGCCAGACCTCCAGATCCTAGAATATTTCAAGGACAAGTCCCATAACATGAGACCAATCGGCCCAAGGGTTGATTGGATATCTTGAGGCTTAGATCCCCACTCTTCAAAGACATGCATCAAGTATATAGCCGGTCAGTTAAAGATCCGGCCAGGGCACCATAATCAGCTAAATATCCGGCCAAGCTATATCCAGAGGATAACATTGTCAAAGAATCACACCCATCTATCAAAGAATAACAAGTATTCACCAGAGACTATTCTGATATCTAACACATATCTACAACAGAACTTTTTTATGAGAGTGGTTgtacaacttctattattatTGCAGAAGTTACACAAAACTGTTCATATATAAGTAACAAAAGATTTCTCAGAGGATGACTATACACCTTCCATTACTCGACATCTTCTGACACCGAATATTCCTTGTCATCTCATTATTATAGAGATTATGGGAGATGATATAAAGAGGAAATGTTGTTTTTGTTGGTGAGGTACACTTTATTACTTTGATATGCTGGAGTACAGTTGACTACATGTTTATGTGTTTACTGTTCTTCTCCATTTTCGCTCGACCATTGTATTGACTTAAGGGTCAGAGTACCTATGCCaaaaatctcttccatggttctCACTCTAACATTTTGTGAGCTCTCTCTTTGGTGTGCGCATAGAGCAAGGAAGCAATCGGAGCCCCTTTTTGTTCCAGCTCATCAATCTTTTCTCTAGTTCAAAGTTTTTTTCCGGTCAACAACAGAATCAACTGTCTAATGTGACATCTATTCAATTTTCACATAGGATCAAATACAATGACAGTCCAAGAAACACAAGATACATTAACCAGAACATAATCCAATCTTTGCTTCTTCAATACAATTGAAGAATTTCAGTCGATATTAGTTCGCAAGActctaaagaaaaaaaaaatcaattcaaaCATACATGTTTTTTCCCTCACACATCATCTTCCCTATAGATTAGGTAAATGTTGTTGCCACTGTATCTAGATGCTAATGCTCTTCCAGACGAGGTTGGTGGAGAAAAGGCACACTGTGAGCGCTCCAGAATTGTATCTGGTAAAAATGTATGCCTGCAAAAAGTATCGAAATTAGGTCATCTAACAATGTTTACAACCAATTTCCCAATTGCAAAGATGCTACAATTAAATATAAGCAGATTTAACTGAAGTACAAGTAAGACTGAGGTCAAAATGATTATAAACATGAGAAAATACAAATCCTCAACTAGATGTCGAGTAGAGTAATATCAGAGTTTTGATGGCATCATAATCAGTCATTACCTTGCAGCATCTAATAGCTGGAAGGCAATTCGTTTCCTTCTCTGGGAAGGAACAACccaaatgcccctaaacccacaAAGGGCAGGGACAGGTTCTTCTTCGCAAAGAACAGCTCCGGTCTCGCACTCATCAATGGTTGTCCTGTTCTTGGAGACACTTCTGATAACTTCTCTCTTGAAGCTGAATCCTCCGAATTGCAATGTTGGGCATTTTCTTTCTAAATTTTGACAAAATTTAGTATAGTCGGTATGTTCACACGATGTACAACTTTCTACAACTCTATGAGCAGTTCTTATCGGTTCAGCAACTAGGCAACCAACAACCCTATTACTTGAAATGAACAGATAAACCTGCGTTTGTCAACAAGATAGAAATTCAATGCCAGACATGATTGTTGATTGTTCTTCTATCAAAGGCCAGTTCTTCACCTTGCAGAGTTTATTCAGAAGTTGACCATCACTGAACCCAAGTTCCTTCTCCACGATCGTAAGCACCTCCTTAACCTGTGATCCCAGAAGCATGGTTACTGTCTTCCATCAAAGCTATGGAATTGAAAAGTCAAAACTTGTCCATAATCAAATTTAAGAACATGCATTTCTAATTACTCAGTCATTTCAACAAACAGTTTGCGACCGCTAGGGCAAAAAGAACAAGACTGATCGATCAAGTTGTAAATCCAGCAACCTTGCGCTTGTGCGATGGGGAGTCACCGTCGAGCACCAACAGGATGCGGCAATTGCCTCCGCTGGGCGTCGAGACAACTCTCTCGCCGCGCCAGCCCTGTGCATCGAAATTAAACAAGCTAGAGAACAAGGACGAAACGAAAACAGAGAACAGATCGAAGCAACCGGATTGACCTTGAACCGAATTCCTTCGTAGTACTTCTTATGGAAATCCCCGTGGAGCTTCTCGTCCGACTCGTCCCCGGGGGCGTACATCATCCCGCAGACGGAGCAGGAGCGGAGGAGGAAGTCCGACTGCCCTAATTCGAGATGGTACTGCGCGTAGCTCCTCTTCTTGTTGAGCATCCTGGAGGAACCACTCGGGATCAGGCCCGGCGCCTTTGCTCCCGCATCTCCTCCATCTTTGTGAGTCCGATCGATATCGCACTCGCTGCGGTAATTGAGTTAACGATGGAGTCA contains:
- the LOC122011467 gene encoding protein CHROMOSOME TRANSMISSION FIDELITY 7-like, translated to MQQSKISAFFKPSTPSSSIARSECDIDRTHKDGGDAGAKAPGLIPSGSSRMLNKKRSYAQYHLELGQSDFLLRSCSVCGMMYAPGDESDEKLHGDFHKKYYEGIRFKGWRGERVVSTPSGGNCRILLVLDGDSPSHKRKVKEVLTIVEKELGFSDGQLLNKLCKVYLFISSNRVVGCLVAEPIRTAHRVVESCTSCEHTDYTKFCQNLERKCPTLQFGGFSFKREVIRSVSKNRTTIDECETGAVLCEEEPVPALCGFRGIWVVPSQRRKRIAFQLLDAARHTFLPDTILERSQCAFSPPTSSGRALASRYSGNNIYLIYREDDV